Sequence from the Fusobacterium periodonticum ATCC 33693 genome:
AATAACTGTTGAGAATTTTTGTTTAGAAAAAATCATTGCAATAATACAAGCATAAATAGTTGCAATTGGTGCAGCAAGAAGTGCATCAAAACCTTTCATCATAAGTGCCGCCAATACAATTACCGGACTTAACTTTAAAAATGCTTTCATACCAAAACCTCCATAATATAAATTTTTTTATGTTTTAAAATGAAAAATTAAAAACTTTACTACTTTATATTTATTTTTGATACCATATTTAACATACAAAATTTTGAGTTTTCCCTATTTATGTTTTATGCTATGTTAAATATATCATTTTTATTAAAATTTGTCTATAAAAATTACATATAATTCTATATATATAATTAATATTCGCCTTATATAATTTTAATGATTATTTTTTAGTATTCATTCCTCTTTGAACCATTTCTTTTAAAATAAATGTTGCAACATCATCAGCATATTTTCCTGGTCCAAATCCTGCATCATAACCTAATTCTTTAGCAAGATCATTAGTTATTCTAGCTCCACCTGCTATTAAAATTATTTTATCTCTTAGACCTTCTGCTTCTAATAATTCAACTAGGTTAGTTAAATTTTCTATATGAACATCTTTTTGAGTTACAGTTTGAGAAACTAATAAGGCATCTGCTTTTAATTCTATAGCTTTTTTAATAAATTCTTCATTAGGAACTTGACTTCCAAGATTGTAAGCTCTTACTCCCTTATATCTTTCAAGTCCATAGTGTCCTGCATAACCTTTCATGTTCATAATAGCATCTATTCCAACTGTATGAGCATCTGTTCCTGTACTTGCTCCTACCATTACAACTTCTCTTCCAAAGTTTTCTTCTATATATTTTTCACATTCATGCATATCCATAGTATCTATTTCTAATGCTTGAACTTTTATAGCTGTATAATCTACATTGTAAGAAGTTGCTCCATACACTACATAGAATGAAAATTCTTTATCTAGTGCTTCTGAAAAAGCTACTGCTGGGTTAACAAAGCCCATTTTTCTTGCAAGTTCCAATGCAGCTTCTACACCTTTTTCATTACAAGGAACTGGTAAAGTAAAGCTCATTTGAACCTTACCATCGTTCATTGTATCTCCATAAGGTCTTAGTTTTGTTAAATCTAATGTTGTATCAAAATCTCTTTTTTCTGTTGAATATAATCCTGAACTCATTATCTATCCCCTCCTAACATTAAAGGAATGAAAGGATTGAAATATGTACTATCCTTTTCAAAAACTCCTGCAAGACCTTTTCCACCATCTATAGGTCTTCTAACTCCACCAAATACACCCTTTTCTATTGTCTTAAAGATACCCATTGTTTCTATTGTTTTTAACAATTCAGCAGCTTTAGCAAGAACTTCTTGGGCTCTTGTATTCATTATTCCACCTTTTTTGAATTCTATATCATTTCCAAAATCTTTTAAGTTATTGAAAATGTATTTTGCATTTTCTATTGATAATGCTCTGTCAGACATAAAAGGTGTATGAATTGCTTCTGTAAGCATTCCTAATAAGTGTACTTTTTGTCCTGTTGTTATAGTAACAATGTTAAATAATGCATCTTGTATATGTCCTTTAAATATATTTCCTGTCATAAACTTTGTAGGTGGCATATATTTTAAAGGAGCTTTAGGGAAGATTTCTCTAGCCATTTGAGCTTGAGCAAGTTCTAATAAGAATCCATTTTCTGTTCCTGGTTCCATTTCAAAAGCATGTCCAAGTCCCATTTGTTCTTCAGGTAATCCTGCAACTAGAGCAAATTGTTCGTTGATAAATTGAGAAGCTAAAACTGTATGAGCTTCTTCTATAGCATCAGCTGTTGTTAAGTAGTTATCTTCTCCAGTGTTTATTATAACTCCAGCATAACCATTTATAATTCTTGAGAAGAATTGGTCAACCAATGTTCTCTTCATGTTTATATCTCTGAATAGTATTCCATATAGAGCGTCGTTAAGCATCATATCTAGTCTTTCTAATGCTCCCATTGCAGCTATTTCTGGCATACAAAGTCCTGAACAGTAGTTACATAGTCTGATATATCTACCTAATTCAACTCCAACATCATCAAGAGCTTTTCTCATTATTCTGAAGTTTTCTTGAGTAGCCATTGTTCCTCCGAAACCTTCTGTTGTTGCTCCATAAGGTACGAAGTCAAGTAGAGATTGTCCTGTTGTTCTGATAACTGCAACAACGTCTGCTCCTTGTCTTGCTGCTGCAACTGCTTGAGTAACATCTTCATAGATATTTCCTGTTGCAACTATAACATAAAGGTAGGGTCCTTTTTTATCTCCACCAAATTGTTCTAAGTAGTTTTCTCTTGCTTGTCTATTAGCTTTTATTCTATCAACTGTTGCATGAGTTATATCTTTTAAAGCTAATTTTATATCAAAGTCATCATGCCATTGCATTTTTGTAATATCTAATTCTTTTTTAGCAACTTTTTCTGCTATTTCTTGAGGTTGAAGCTTAGTTTCTATCATTGCATTTCCAATGTATTTTGCAACCCCTAAACTTATATTCCCATTATCTTTTATATAGTCTACAACTACATTTGGTAATGGAACTCCAAATTCATCAACACCATCTATACCTAACAATCTACAGATTGTTCTTTCAACTGTAACTGTACTGTGAGCATCTATGAAAACTTGTGCATCAGCTGCTATTTTCTTTGCAGATTCACGAGCTTCTTTAACAAGCCCCCAATCTAGATCCAATTTTCCCATTTTATTCCTCCATTTCATATTCTTTATATATCATTTCAGAAATTTCATCATCTAAGCCTATTAGCTTTGCTATATTCAAAGCATCTTTTGGCACTTCTGTATCTGTACTTTCCTCTAAAGTAAAATCCATATTATCTTGAATAGTTTCCAAAGAATTATTAACCTGTAATTTAGTTTTTAATTTCTCAAAATCTAAATTCTTTAAACCTACAACTTGATAGTGTTTCATATTATTTTCAACAACAGAATCAAAGTGTGTAGTTATTATTGATATACTTGATTTATCATTTAGATATTTCGCTAAAGCTTTTACGAACTTTTGCCCCTCTTTTGGATTTGTTCCTCTTGCGAACTCATCGAAAACTATAAGTCCTGTACCATTTTTCACATAAGAATTTATTTCTTTTAATTTTATTATTTCTGCTCCAAATGTACTAAGCCCTTTTGAAATATCTTGCATATCATCAGAGACAAAGAATATGAAGTCTAAAAGAGGTATACTTGCATATTTAGCAAATACGAAGAAGCCCATTTGGAAAAGTAATACATTTTCTGCTATTGTCTTTAGAGCTACACTTTTTCCTCCCATATTAGCTCCTGTTATCATAGTAGTTCCTACATTTAAGTTTATACTAATAGGAGTGTATTTCTTATTTTTAGCTTCTAATACTTCTTTTACTTCTAAATTTATAGCATCCTCTAAGATTATTTCTTTCTTTTTAGATACTTCTGGTTTTATACCATTATATTCTTTAGCAAATTTTACCTTTGCTATTATAAAATCAAGATTTGATATTTTTTCAACATTAGTTAGAAAATCTTCTGCATAAGATTTTATAGCCTTAGTTAAATTTCTTCTGATCTTAAATTCTTCTTTTTCTTCATCAACTAATATAGATAGTCTTTCATCTTTTAATCTTTTTACTATTTCATAATCTGTTTCATTAAACAATCTATTTTCAACTTCTTTTTTCTGTCTACGTATTTCTTTTAAAATTACAGAATAAGCTTCATAAATATAAAAAGTAGCTATTTTCTCATCATTGGGATCCAATATTTTAAATAGCTCATTCATATCTTTTAGTACAAAATTAGAAAAGACTTCTTTGTTCTTTAACAAATAAGAATTCAAATCGACCATAGCCATAAGTTGAGCCTTTATCTCAAATATATCTACTGTGTCTAAAATTATTCCTGCATCTGCATTCTCAACAAGCTTTTTAATGTCTTTAAATCTATGCAAAACTATTTCTATTTCCATTTCTTCTTTTTTATTTTCTGAAATGAAGTCATAAATTTTTTGCATTCTTTCAAATTCTTCTTCTAATTTTTTTTCTTCACCTACTAAAAAATTTTCTAAATTATTCAATTTACTTTTGCCATAAGCTGAAAAAACTTCAACTCTTGCTAATAAATCTTTAAAATTTAATCTATTTAAACTATTCTCATCAATAAATTTCATATCAATCAATCTCCTAGAACATTAATCACTGGTACAGAAACTTCATTTTGTAATCTACTTTTAAATTCTTCTTTATTAAAATCAACACCCAATGGTGAGTGTGGATTTATAGTTACAAAGAGTAAATTTATTTTATTTAAGACTTGAAACTCCATACCACTTAACTTAGCTTTATCTAACAAGGAACTACTTAAGAAAAACTTTGTTCCATCTTCAGCAAGAAGAGTTATTTTCTCATAACTTCCTCTATTATTTATAAATGCTTCTATTATCTTAGGAGTTATTGCTCCCCTTATATAGAAGTACTCTAAGTCCTTTTTCAAATACTCCTTTAAGATGTTTGATAAATCTATTGAGTTATCCACTTCTAAAATTGCTACTTCTCCATTTTTATAAAATAGAACAGCTTTCTTATCTCTAAGCTCTTCTACTTTTTCTTTTATATTTTCTTCTGCTTCATCTAACTTTAAAAAATAAACAGTTTTCTTTGTTTCTTCAACCACCTTCAACATATCCAAAGATAATGCTGCTCCAGTTGATAAAATTGTTGCCTCACTCACATCACTTATAGCTGTGCTTTTTCTTCCTAAAGCTCCATCTACAATAGAAATTTCACTACCAAACTTCTCCATAAGTTCAACTACAATTTTCACTTGTTTATTATATGAAGGTCCTGCTATGTCAACATAGCCATCTGATAGGGCTCTGACTATAACTATACTCCCCATAGGAGTGGTGAAGTCAGTTACATAAAGGATTTCTTTTGTAATATCACATTTTGCTAAACAGTTCCTTCCTGTTGCTATAATACTACCTCTTCTAACATATATTCTAGGTTTATCAGTATTAGTTACAACATCTATATCTTCACCATCTCTTCCTATGGAAGTTAAGCCTAATTTTTTATTTATCCCAATGTCAGCTATAAGTTTATTTAAAAGCGTAGTCTTACCTACATTCTTTTCCATACCTATTATAGATATTCTTTTGTACTTTTCTATAAACTTATACGTATCTAACATTTTTTATTTTTTCCCTTCAGCTTCTGCTCTCTTTCTATTTCTTTCATGTCTTGCTAAGTGGCTAGGTTCTAGTGACATTTTTAATCCTTCATCTAGCATATATACTCCACTGATTTCATACATTTTTTCAAATTTTTCTTCATCATAACAAGGTTCATGTGTATAATTTTCAGGTTCAGTATAAGTAGTTATAACCCCTTCAAAGTTTCTTAAAACTACTCTACCAGGAGATTGAGAAATTACATATTGAGGCATTACTGGAGTTTTTCCTCCTCCACCAGGTGCATCAACAACGAATGTTGGTACTGCATATCCTGATGTATGTCCTCTTAATCCTTCTATGATTTCTATACCTTTAGAAACTGGTGTTCTGAAGTGTTCAAGTCCCATAGATAAGTCACATTGATAGATGTAGTAAGGTCTTACTCTCATCATTACTAAGTCATGAACTAGTCTCTTCATTACAGGTACACTGTCATTGATTCCTCTTAATAATACTGTTTGGTTTCCTAAAGGAACTCCTGCATTTGCTAACATTTCACAAGCTTTTTTAGCTTCTGGAGTTACTTCTTGAGGGTGGTTAAAGTGTGTATTTAACCAGATTGGGTGATATTTCTTTAACATATCACATAATTCAGGAGTAATTCTTTGAGGTAAAACAACTGGTGTTCTAGTTCCTATTCTGATTATTTCAACATGAGGTATTTCTCTTAATTTT
This genomic interval carries:
- the kamE gene encoding lysine 5,6-aminomutase subunit beta yields the protein MSSGLYSTEKRDFDTTLDLTKLRPYGDTMNDGKVQMSFTLPVPCNEKGVEAALELARKMGFVNPAVAFSEALDKEFSFYVVYGATSYNVDYTAIKVQALEIDTMDMHECEKYIEENFGREVVMVGASTGTDAHTVGIDAIMNMKGYAGHYGLERYKGVRAYNLGSQVPNEEFIKKAIELKADALLVSQTVTQKDVHIENLTNLVELLEAEGLRDKIILIAGGARITNDLAKELGYDAGFGPGKYADDVATFILKEMVQRGMNTKK
- the kamD gene encoding lysine 5,6-aminomutase subunit alpha, with the protein product MGKLDLDWGLVKEARESAKKIAADAQVFIDAHSTVTVERTICRLLGIDGVDEFGVPLPNVVVDYIKDNGNISLGVAKYIGNAMIETKLQPQEIAEKVAKKELDITKMQWHDDFDIKLALKDITHATVDRIKANRQARENYLEQFGGDKKGPYLYVIVATGNIYEDVTQAVAAARQGADVVAVIRTTGQSLLDFVPYGATTEGFGGTMATQENFRIMRKALDDVGVELGRYIRLCNYCSGLCMPEIAAMGALERLDMMLNDALYGILFRDINMKRTLVDQFFSRIINGYAGVIINTGEDNYLTTADAIEEAHTVLASQFINEQFALVAGLPEEQMGLGHAFEMEPGTENGFLLELAQAQMAREIFPKAPLKYMPPTKFMTGNIFKGHIQDALFNIVTITTGQKVHLLGMLTEAIHTPFMSDRALSIENAKYIFNNLKDFGNDIEFKKGGIMNTRAQEVLAKAAELLKTIETMGIFKTIEKGVFGGVRRPIDGGKGLAGVFEKDSTYFNPFIPLMLGGDR
- a CDS encoding MutS-related protein → MKFIDENSLNRLNFKDLLARVEVFSAYGKSKLNNLENFLVGEEKKLEEEFERMQKIYDFISENKKEEMEIEIVLHRFKDIKKLVENADAGIILDTVDIFEIKAQLMAMVDLNSYLLKNKEVFSNFVLKDMNELFKILDPNDEKIATFYIYEAYSVILKEIRRQKKEVENRLFNETDYEIVKRLKDERLSILVDEEKEEFKIRRNLTKAIKSYAEDFLTNVEKISNLDFIIAKVKFAKEYNGIKPEVSKKKEIILEDAINLEVKEVLEAKNKKYTPISINLNVGTTMITGANMGGKSVALKTIAENVLLFQMGFFVFAKYASIPLLDFIFFVSDDMQDISKGLSTFGAEIIKLKEINSYVKNGTGLIVFDEFARGTNPKEGQKFVKALAKYLNDKSSISIITTHFDSVVENNMKHYQVVGLKNLDFEKLKTKLQVNNSLETIQDNMDFTLEESTDTEVPKDALNIAKLIGLDDEISEMIYKEYEMEE
- the kamA gene encoding L-lysine 2,3-aminomutase: MNTVNTRKKFFPNVTDEEWNDWTWQVKNRIEKIDDLKKYVELSAEEEEGVVRTLETLRMAITPYYFSLIDMNSDRCPVRKQAIPTIQEIHQSDADLLDPLHEDEDSPVPGLTHRYPDRVLLLITDMCSMYCRHCTRRRFAGSSDDAMPMDRIDRAIEYIAKTPQVRDVLLSGGDALLVSDKKLESIIKKLREIPHVEIIRIGTRTPVVLPQRITPELCDMLKKYHPIWLNTHFNHPQEVTPEAKKACEMLANAGVPLGNQTVLLRGINDSVPVMKRLVHDLVMMRVRPYYIYQCDLSMGLEHFRTPVSKGIEIIEGLRGHTSGYAVPTFVVDAPGGGGKTPVMPQYVISQSPGRVVLRNFEGVITTYTEPENYTHEPCYDEEKFEKMYEISGVYMLDEGLKMSLEPSHLARHERNRKRAEAEGKK